A window of Castanea sativa cultivar Marrone di Chiusa Pesio chromosome 1, ASM4071231v1 contains these coding sequences:
- the LOC142638782 gene encoding receptor-like protein kinase FERONIA: protein MGNTNLCTTVLPCLTFTTLYLAFLLLHLSNTFAINSPSPYKPVDNIILNCGSSDNLTALDGRTWTGDVNSKFFPQELSQNQASLATNSLKQSSSAFSQVPHTTARLSVSPFTYIFPITSGQKFIRLYFYPAWYGNFDRSKALFSVKAGPFTLLRDFNASLTADADGDPNDTISREFCVNMEEDERLNLTFTPSDSESSFAFINGIEILSMPTNLYYTPSDSQGFPFIGQENWYSIGNVTALEMVYRINVGGAFISTAEDTGMFRSWSTDEKYLTEDISSVLPVNTTIEVQFTKIPAYTAPQAVYRSARSMESCYTNK, encoded by the coding sequence ATGGGCAACACGAATCTTTGCACCACAGTCCTACCATGTTTAACTTTCACAACTCTTTACCTCGCCTTCTTGCTGCTCCACTTGTCCAACACATTTGCCATTAACTCTCCGTCTCCTTACAAACCAGTCGATAATATTATCCTTAACTGTGGCTCCTCTGACAATTTGACTGCATTAGATGGTCGGACCTGGACTGGAGATGTCAATTCAAAATTCTTCCCTCAAGAACTATCACAAAACCAGGCCTCTCTAGCCACAAACTCCCTTAAGCAATCCTCATCTGCTTTCTCCCAAGTACCCCATACCACTGCCCGCTTGTCTGTCTCCCCATTCACCTACATATTCCCTATCACCTCCGGTCAAAAATTCATTCGCCTATACTTCTACCCAGCTTGGTACGGCAATTTCGACCGCTCCAAAGCCCTCTTCTCTGTCAAAGCTGGACCTTTTACTCTTCTTCGAGACTTTAATGCTTCACTTACAGCAGACGCCGATGGTGATCCCAATGATACTATATCTAGAGAATTCTGTGTCAACATGGAGGAAGATGAGAGGCTTAACTTGACCTTCACTCCAAGCGATTCAGAGTCATCATTTGCTTTCATTAACGGAATTGAAATCCTGTCTATGCCTACTAATCTCTATTACACTCCGTCTGACAGTCAAGGGTTCCCTTTCATCGGCCAAGAGAACTGGTACAGCATCGGAAATGTAACTGCTCTCGAGATGGTGTACAGAATAAATGTTGGAGGGGCCTTCATCTCAACCGCTGAAGACACTGGAATGTTCCGGAGCTGGAGTACGGACGAAAAGTATTTGACAGAAGATATATCATCGGTTCTACCTGTTAACACAACTATTGAAGTGCAATTTACCAAAATACCAGCTTACACTGCACCGCAAGCTGTCTATCGGTCTGCCCGGTCTATGGAATCTTGTTatacaaacaaataa
- the LOC142638771 gene encoding receptor-like protein kinase FERONIA, which yields MGNTYLSTTLRPCLTALYFVFLLHHFSNTVDGGDSPPPYTPVDNIILNCGSSGNSTANDGRIWIGDVNSKFFPPESSQNQASLKATAVEQSSSATGIPYTTARLSDSAFTYIFPVTPGQKFVRLYFYPASYGNFDRSKAIFSVKTGSFTLLSNFSASVTADADGDPGDTILREFCVNIEEDERLNLTFTPSDSNSFAFINGIEILSMPSNLYYTPPDNEGLHFIGQLNAYFIDNRTALEALYRINVGGRSISPNEDTGMFRNWVADKEYLIDDFKPSVTPLNTTIQLNFSVIPPYAAPEDVYRTARTMGTDKAFNKRHNLTWGFEVDSDFFYLVRLHFCEFQPELNDWYDRVFSIFLASQTAEERADVMVWSGRRKGVPVYRDYVVSITGKEGGKKINLSIALHAYPDDSVTSFNDIILNGIEVFKVSDNNGNLAGPNPDPLPLSPPTTVPQRQSTKLKKNNTATIIAVVGGGVSGFTILLILVVLIFRLAERVKNSDNSTKASGSTLPCSLSRYFSLAEIIEATNNFDKVLIIGAGGFGDVYKGYINGSAATPVAIKRLKSGSQQGAQEFITEIATLSQLRHRHVVSLIGYCEDGNEMILVYDYMANGTLRDHLYNTKYQPLTWKQRLQICIGAAHGLNYLHTGATHTIIHRDMKSTNILLDDQWLAKVSDFGLSKFGPTMSKSHVSTMVKGTFGYLDPEYYRFQQLTEKSDVYSFGVVLCEVLCGRPPIIRTDEDEPMGLAAWVLQCYRNGKLDQIVDPSLKGEIEPECLKKFGEIVENCLLDNGTKRPSMNDVVGGLELALELQESAKKDVKLDLSEEIDMKDVDEQALIPMSDVNESDDMIFSSSGKLSSANGSSQVSVVSRGSFASKDSDGLMPPRAVLSDIMDPKGR from the coding sequence ATGGGCAACACATATCTTTCGACCACACTCCGACCATGTTTGACAGCTCTTTACTTCGTCTTCTTGCTGCACCACTTCTCCAACACCGTAGACGGTGGTGACTCTCCACCTCCTTATACACCAGTCGATAATATTATCCTTAACTGTGGCTCCTCCGGCAACTCCACTGCAAATGATGGTCGGATCTGGATTGGTGACGTGAATTCTAAATTCTTCCCTCCAGAATCATCACAAAACCAGGCCTCTCTAAAAGCAACCGCAGTTGAACAATCCTCTTCTGCTACCGGAATCCCCTATACCACAGCCCGCTTGTCTGACTCCGCATTCACCTACATATTCCCAGTTACTCCCGGCCAAAAATTCGTTCGACTGTATTTCTACCCAGCTTCGTACGGCAATTTCGACCGCTCTAAAGCCATCTTCTCTGTCAAAACTGGATCGTTTACTCTTCTTAGCAACTTTAGTGCTTCAGTTACCGCTGACGCCGATGGCGATCCTGGTGATACCATATTGAGAGAATTCTGTGTCAACATCGAGGAAGATGAGAGGCTGAACTTAACCTTCACTCCAAGCGATTCCAATTCATTTGCTTTCATCAACGGAATTGAAATTCTGTCGATGCCTTCTAATCTCTATTACACTCCGCCTGACAATGAGGGGTTACACTTTATCGGCCAACTGAACGCGTACTTCATCGACAATAGAACTGCTCTCGAGGCGCTATACAGAATAAATGTTGGAGGGAGGTCCATCTCACCCAATGAAGATACCGGAATGTTCCGGAACTGGGTGGCGGACAAAGAGTACTTGATAGACGATTTTAAACCATCTGTTACACCTCTTAACACGACTATTCAACTAAACTTCAGCGTCATACCTCCGTACGCGGCACCTGAAGATGTCTATCGAACTGCTCGGACTATGGGGACGGACAAAGCTTTTAATAAGAGACACAATCTCACTTGGGGATTTGAAGTtgattctgattttttttatcttgttagGCTACACTTCTGCGAGTTTCAACCAGAGTTGAATGATTGGTACGACAGAGTGTTTTCTATTTTCCTAGCAAGTCAAACCGCGGAGGAAAGAGCCGACGTTATGGTATGGAGTGGTCGGAGAAAAGGTGTTCCCGTGTACAGGGACTACGTTGTGTCGATAACTGGCAAAGAAGGGGGGAAGAAAATAAACCTCTCTATCGCCTTACATGCATACCCGGATGACTCGGTTACTTCTTTCAATGATATAATCTTGAACGGTATCGAGGTATTCAAAGTAAGCGACAACAATGGCAACCTCGCCGGACCCAACCCCGACCCACTTCCGCTGAGCCCTCCAACGACTGTTCCGCAGAGACAATCAACAAAGTTGAAGAAGAATAACACAGCAACCATAATCGCCGTCGTTGGTGGCGGAGTTTCTGGCTTTACTATACTCCTGATTCTTGTAGTCTTGATTTTCCGACTAGCCGAAAGAGTCAAGAATTCCGACAACTCAACAAAGGCAAGCGGGTCAACTCTACCGTGTAGTTTGTCTCGCTACTTCTCACTCGCTGAGATTATAGAAGCTACCAACAATTTTGACAAAGTACTCATTATTGGTGCTGGAGGGTTTGGTGATGTGTACAAAGGATACATTAATGGCAGTGCGGCTACCCCAGTTGCGATCAAACGATTAAAATCCGGTTCTCAACAAGGAGCTCAGGAGTTCATAACAGAGATTGCGACGTTGTCTCAACTCCGCCACCGCCATGTTGTTTCTTTGATTGGATATTGTGAGGATGGAAACGAGATGATACTCGTGTATGATTACATGGCAAATGGGACCCTTCGTGACCATCTCTATAACACCAAGTATCAGCCACTTACTTGGAAACAACGACTCCAAATCTGTATTGGTGCAGCACATGGTTTGAACTACCTTCATACAGGCGCGACACATACAATCATTCATCGTGATATGAAGAGTACAAATATCTTATTAGATGATCAATGGTTGGCCAAGGTGTCTGATTTCGGGTTGTCAAAATTTGGTCCCACTATGTCTAAGTCCCATGTTAGCACAATGGTTAAGGGTACATTTGGATATTTGGATCCGGAATATTACCGCTTTCAACAACTAACTGAGAAGTCTGATGTGTACTCTTTTGGTGTGGTGTTGTGTGAAGTGTTGTGTGGAAGGCCACCGATCATACGTACGGATGAGGATGAGCCAATGGGTCTAGCAGCATGGGTCCTGCAGTGCTATCGCAATGGAAAGCTTGATCAAATTGTTGATCCATCTTTGAAGGGGGAAATTGAACCAGAATGTTTGAAGAAATTTGGCGAGATTGTGGAGAATTGTTTGCTTGACAATGGAACCAAACGACCATCAATGAATGATGTGGTTGGGGGGCTTGAGTTAGCATTGGAGTTGCAAGAGAGTGCAAAAAAAGATGTCAAGCTTGATTTGTCAGAAGAAATTGACATGAAGGATGTTGATGAGCAAGCTCTGATCCCTATGTCCGATGTCAATGAAAGTGATGACATGATTTTTAGTAGCAGTGGAAAATTATCGAGTGCTAATGGCAGTAGTCAAGTGAGCGTAGTAAGCCGGGGAAGTTTTGCTAGTAAGGATTCAGATGGATTGATGCCCCCCAGGGCAGTGTTGTCTGACATTATGGATCCTAAAGGTCgataa